The Sulfurimonas lithotrophica genome includes a region encoding these proteins:
- a CDS encoding HpcH/HpaI aldolase/citrate lyase family protein: MKNDFFDALMLSTHNEKHLQKIPDLDAECIMLNLEDGVSIEQKPEALRLCGAYLEKYKNLNKMFVVRVNALDDGGIEEIKYINSLKPDAIRVPKIKTSDDVNKALGLIDEDIELHLSIETAQAWKNLSDLRIDERVSTFYLGVLDLFADLGLSHSIIDRSNPTMTYLLSHFLITCKSIGVKPVSFVYQDYKNTDEFSKWLELEKSMGFKAKGCISPKQSQMVQSIFGYDELEVKKAKRIIKLFEANEANGITGFSDEEFGFIDEPIYKGAKVILEKHQKR; this comes from the coding sequence ATGAAAAATGATTTTTTTGATGCTTTAATGCTCTCGACACATAATGAAAAACACCTGCAGAAAATACCTGATTTAGATGCAGAATGTATTATGCTCAATCTTGAAGATGGCGTAAGCATTGAACAAAAACCGGAAGCTCTAAGGTTGTGCGGGGCATATTTAGAAAAATATAAAAACTTAAATAAGATGTTTGTAGTACGTGTAAATGCATTAGATGACGGTGGTATAGAAGAGATTAAATATATTAATTCTCTCAAGCCTGATGCTATAAGAGTCCCAAAGATCAAAACATCTGATGATGTAAATAAAGCACTTGGCTTAATAGATGAAGATATTGAACTGCATCTATCCATAGAAACTGCACAAGCTTGGAAAAATCTATCTGATTTACGTATAGATGAGCGTGTTAGTACATTTTATCTTGGCGTATTGGATTTATTTGCAGACTTAGGTTTAAGTCATTCAATCATAGATAGAAGCAACCCTACTATGACATATCTATTAAGTCATTTTTTAATTACGTGTAAAAGTATTGGTGTTAAACCTGTTTCTTTTGTATATCAAGATTATAAAAATACGGATGAGTTTTCAAAATGGCTTGAACTTGAAAAAAGTATGGGCTTTAAGGCAAAAGGTTGCATCTCCCCTAAACAATCACAAATGGTTCAAAGTATTTTTGGATATGACGAATTAGAAGTAAAAAAAGCAAAAAGAATAATAAAACTGTTTGAAGCAAATGAAGCAAATGGTATAACAGGTTTTTCAGATGAAGAGTTTGGTTTCATTGACGAACCGATATACAAAGGTGCTAAAGTTATCCTTGAAAAACATCAGAAAAGGTAG
- the lepB gene encoding signal peptidase I, with product MKEVLGKAYRFSNSWTGTIIIVLFIIFFIAQAFRIPSGSMKDSLLIGDHLFGKKFAYGIPMPHIPFIEMSIMPWSDDLKLVDGDKPKRGDVVIFRYPHNTKTHFVKRCVALPGDELFVLEKNLFIHFNEGDEWIKNNYNGYEIAQLAGKLWVKNPYMKKHPGIHHDEKVINNGNPRLEPIFNLSPIRVPEGEYFMMGDNRDHSNDSRFWGTVPYENIEGTPWFIYFSIDKNWEIRWDRIGKTPTDLEQPFYLDKAITERKIHDKDDYGIY from the coding sequence ATGAAAGAGGTTTTAGGTAAAGCTTACAGATTTTCAAACTCTTGGACCGGAACGATTATAATTGTTCTTTTTATAATATTTTTTATTGCTCAAGCTTTTCGTATCCCAAGCGGAAGTATGAAAGATTCTCTTTTAATCGGCGATCATCTCTTTGGTAAAAAATTTGCATACGGTATCCCTATGCCTCATATCCCATTTATAGAGATGTCTATAATGCCTTGGAGTGATGACTTAAAACTTGTAGATGGAGATAAACCAAAACGTGGGGATGTGGTAATCTTTAGATACCCGCACAATACAAAAACACACTTTGTAAAAAGATGTGTAGCACTTCCCGGAGATGAACTTTTTGTTTTAGAAAAAAACCTTTTTATACACTTTAATGAAGGTGATGAATGGATTAAAAATAACTATAATGGTTATGAAATAGCACAATTAGCCGGTAAATTATGGGTTAAAAATCCATATATGAAAAAACATCCCGGTATCCATCATGACGAAAAAGTAATAAACAACGGAAATCCTAGACTTGAACCAATTTTTAACCTAAGTCCCATAAGAGTTCCAGAAGGTGAATACTTTATGATGGGTGATAACCGTGACCACTCTAACGATAGCCGTTTCTGGGGCACAGTACCATATGAGAATATAGAAGGCACACCTTGGTTTATATATTTTTCAATAGATAAAAATTGGGAAATCAGATGGGATAGAATCGGTAAAACTCCAACTGATCTTGAACAGCCGTTTTATCTTGACAAAGCTATAACTGAGCGTAAAATTCACGATAAAGACGATTATGGAATCTATTGA
- the rpiB gene encoding ribose 5-phosphate isomerase B — protein MKFYIATDHAGIELKDYTVELLKEKGHEVIDLGPFNKDRVDYPDYAHKLCLSILEDSDAQGILICGSGIGMSMAANRHEGIRAALCHDAYTATVARGHNDANVLCFGERIVGKGVAESILDAWIAGSFEGGRHCGRVEKIEIN, from the coding sequence ATGAAATTTTATATAGCAACGGATCATGCCGGAATTGAACTAAAAGACTATACGGTAGAATTATTAAAAGAAAAAGGACATGAAGTAATTGACTTAGGTCCGTTTAACAAAGACAGAGTCGATTATCCGGATTATGCACATAAACTATGCCTTAGTATCCTTGAAGACTCGGATGCACAAGGTATCTTGATCTGTGGAAGCGGCATCGGTATGAGTATGGCTGCCAACCGTCACGAGGGTATTCGTGCGGCACTTTGTCATGATGCATATACAGCTACGGTTGCACGTGGACACAACGATGCAAATGTTCTTTGTTTTGGAGAGCGTATTGTCGGAAAAGGTGTAGCAGAGTCAATACTTGATGCGTGGATTGCAGGCAGTTTTGAAGGTGGAAGACACTGCGGGCGTGTAGAAAAAATAGAAATCAACTAA
- a CDS encoding DASS family sodium-coupled anion symporter, whose product MSHHPQETKQQHFMQVLVFFIGFAIWFSPTPQGLETQAWHLFAIFISAIFAVILNAMAILTSSILAVSIAVLTGTMSSKQAYSGFGEGFILLIIVAFLIARGVIKSGLGKRIAFLIIRKFGKSSLGLAYSVIAADMFISPAFPSNTARSGVLFPIVNALSADSGSKVADGTRKKLGAFLMMSSMAGLTLSSTLWLTAMAANPAGAKMAGEYGVEISYGLWALAASVPVIVLFFLVPWVLFKIYPPEIKKTPDAPKIAQDALDTMGKVSKNEWIMAATFIGMVSLWIMSGSLELDKTAVAFFGLAILMLSNIFTLDDLRNEGNALGTLIWFAILFAMSVHLDKFGFMGWVGENISSIVDGFSWPVVYTGLTIGYVLIHYFFVSQTAQMLALFSVFLGVGVNAGVPAEMMALMLLFATNFNAIITPQGSSANVIYLGSGYIEAAEIYKIGGIITFINTFVFLTVGTVWMLLIL is encoded by the coding sequence ATGTCACATCATCCTCAAGAGACTAAGCAGCAACATTTTATGCAGGTTTTAGTCTTTTTTATAGGTTTTGCTATTTGGTTTTCACCTACTCCACAAGGGTTAGAAACTCAAGCTTGGCATCTTTTTGCCATATTTATAAGTGCGATTTTTGCAGTTATATTAAATGCAATGGCTATACTGACATCTTCTATTTTAGCCGTCTCAATAGCAGTATTAACAGGGACGATGAGCTCAAAACAAGCATATAGCGGCTTTGGCGAAGGTTTTATCTTACTGATAATAGTCGCTTTTTTAATAGCCAGAGGGGTAATCAAGTCCGGTCTTGGTAAAAGGATTGCTTTTTTAATAATTAGAAAATTTGGAAAAAGTTCTTTGGGGCTTGCCTATTCGGTTATTGCCGCAGATATGTTTATATCTCCTGCTTTTCCAAGTAATACTGCCCGTTCAGGCGTATTATTTCCTATAGTAAATGCTCTCTCAGCTGATAGCGGCTCAAAAGTAGCAGACGGTACGAGAAAAAAATTAGGTGCTTTTTTGATGATGTCTTCAATGGCCGGACTCACGCTCTCTTCGACATTATGGCTAACAGCAATGGCAGCAAATCCTGCGGGTGCAAAAATGGCAGGAGAGTACGGTGTGGAAATCTCTTACGGCTTGTGGGCTTTAGCTGCATCTGTGCCTGTTATAGTTCTTTTTTTTCTTGTACCTTGGGTTTTGTTTAAAATATACCCGCCTGAGATTAAAAAAACACCAGATGCACCAAAAATAGCCCAAGATGCATTAGACACTATGGGAAAAGTCAGCAAAAACGAATGGATTATGGCTGCTACATTTATAGGTATGGTTTCTTTATGGATTATGTCCGGTTCTTTGGAACTAGATAAAACAGCCGTGGCTTTTTTCGGTCTGGCTATACTTATGCTTAGTAATATTTTTACTTTAGATGATTTACGTAACGAAGGAAATGCCCTCGGTACGCTTATATGGTTTGCTATCCTTTTTGCAATGAGTGTACATTTGGACAAGTTTGGTTTTATGGGCTGGGTCGGTGAGAATATATCTTCGATTGTAGATGGTTTTTCATGGCCTGTTGTATATACAGGATTAACTATAGGTTATGTACTTATACATTATTTCTTTGTATCTCAAACAGCTCAAATGTTAGCACTATTTTCAGTTTTTTTAGGGGTAGGAGTAAATGCCGGAGTTCCTGCAGAGATGATGGCACTGATGCTGCTTTTTGCAACAAACTTTAATGCTATCATTACACCTCAAGGCTCATCCGCAAATGTAATTTACTTGGGAAGCGGATATATTGAAGCTGCGGAGATATATAAAATAGGCGGTATAATAACCTTTATAAATACTTTTGTTTTTTTAACAGTCGGTACAGTATGGATGCTACTAATACTTTAA
- a CDS encoding c-type cytochrome has protein sequence MRSVVVLFLPFVLFAKSSFITPLEYSSSLYKNPRGIGCYHCHGEKGEGKLVAKYMHKKEKKSFIGPAINSLSYDKFKKALNTPKQGMPRYYLTKDEIKALYFYLQQMKIDDEK, from the coding sequence ATGAGGTCTGTAGTTGTTTTGTTCTTACCTTTTGTTTTATTTGCAAAAAGCTCATTCATAACGCCTTTGGAGTATTCTTCTTCTCTATATAAAAACCCTAGAGGAATAGGATGCTATCATTGTCACGGTGAAAAAGGCGAGGGTAAACTTGTAGCTAAATATATGCATAAAAAAGAGAAAAAAAGTTTTATTGGACCTGCTATAAACTCTTTGTCGTACGATAAATTTAAAAAAGCCCTAAATACTCCAAAACAAGGTATGCCTCGTTATTATTTAACTAAAGATGAGATAAAAGCTTTATATTTTTATTTACAGCAGATGAAGATTGATGATGAAAAATGA
- a CDS encoding site-2 protease family protein, translated as MESIDLLKIISAVLALAIAIIGHEIMHGWVAYKYGDLTAKNAGRLSINPIVHVDLVGTILVPATMYFLPILLGGEGGFLFGWAKPVPINTATVIRNAGYNGAMQVDLAGIVYNFTLGVIASVALLAMSKPTTADGLIYIFTYLFIWNLLLINIVLAVFNLLPIPQFDGAHFLMHLSLKHKIRSVAEFFYKNERYGIIIVLIVLMTPIKDYVLLLPVQTILEMLLS; from the coding sequence ATGGAATCTATTGATTTACTAAAAATCATATCGGCGGTACTCGCACTTGCTATTGCCATAATAGGACATGAGATAATGCATGGCTGGGTGGCATACAAATATGGCGACTTGACCGCAAAAAATGCAGGCAGACTTAGTATAAACCCTATTGTCCACGTAGATTTGGTGGGTACTATTTTGGTACCTGCGACAATGTACTTTTTACCTATACTCTTAGGTGGTGAAGGAGGCTTTTTGTTTGGATGGGCAAAACCTGTCCCGATAAACACGGCTACCGTAATTAGAAATGCAGGATACAACGGTGCAATGCAAGTTGACTTGGCTGGAATAGTGTACAACTTCACACTGGGGGTTATTGCTTCTGTAGCCCTTTTAGCTATGTCTAAACCTACTACTGCAGATGGTTTAATATATATATTTACATATTTGTTTATTTGGAATTTACTATTGATAAATATTGTTTTAGCAGTATTTAATCTACTGCCTATACCTCAGTTTGACGGTGCACACTTTTTAATGCATTTATCGTTAAAACACAAAATTAGAAGCGTAGCGGAGTTTTTTTACAAAAATGAGCGTTATGGTATCATAATAGTACTGATTGTACTTATGACGCCTATTAAAGACTATGTACTGCTTTTGCCGGTACAAACTATACTAGAAATGCTATTAAGTTAG
- a CDS encoding adenine phosphoribosyltransferase has protein sequence MELTTNEKQIIENSIRDIKDFPKEGIVFKDITTLLNNKEAYATLMNHLHSRYKDYNLDYIAGIDARGFIFGAALAQMLGIGFVPIRKKGKLPYTTIGEKYALEYGIDEIEVHLDAFSGVNNARVLLIDDLIATGGTANAAATLINQTGAKCIEACFILGLTFLDGIKTLKEKTDVYTVLEVD, from the coding sequence ATGGAACTAACAACTAACGAAAAACAAATAATAGAAAATTCGATAAGAGATATAAAAGATTTCCCTAAAGAGGGAATAGTTTTTAAAGACATAACAACTCTTTTAAATAATAAAGAAGCATATGCTACTTTAATGAATCACCTACATAGCAGATATAAAGACTATAACCTTGACTATATTGCAGGTATAGATGCACGCGGTTTTATATTTGGAGCAGCACTGGCTCAGATGCTGGGAATAGGTTTTGTACCTATTAGAAAAAAAGGAAAATTGCCTTATACGACAATAGGTGAAAAATATGCACTTGAATACGGTATAGATGAAATAGAGGTGCACTTGGATGCATTTAGCGGAGTCAATAATGCACGCGTACTTTTAATAGATGATTTGATAGCTACAGGCGGTACAGCAAACGCAGCAGCTACACTTATAAACCAAACGGGTGCTAAATGTATTGAGGCTTGTTTTATACTAGGTCTTACTTTTTTAGACGGAATAAAAACTTTAAAAGAAAAAACTGATGTATATACAGTGTTAGAGGTAGATTAA
- a CDS encoding OprD family outer membrane porin: protein MGIKIKYLFLIFLSNILYADATGSISFFHYDINKKDSSKDAYSTALGGSLKYTTDSFNNLFASVAFHNSTPILENKNKNLTSLFNKEKDADALTVISESFLAYKTKNTILKVGNFLLNTPLMNKSSARIVPWSYQGASLVIKNIFKSSIQLSFVNKIRNFASDKYTKQSLTGGINDGIAMIGFKHHPIEPLDVHLYYYRAPSLYDSSFFQIDYKDNFINDKLLFCVGFQNIKTYDEMDVDLIGLRTGIFTDNLDITLNYTKNDGIDKADGYGGLSKIYTASMISNGRGENKAEAVMLKANIELELIKKQSSELSFWLADIDSKSSEYKSYYTHFRHNTNNFTTFYLRYEYQDFKDNDKDAHYLRFITTYLF, encoded by the coding sequence ATGGGAATTAAAATCAAGTATTTATTTTTAATATTTCTATCAAATATACTCTATGCAGATGCTACAGGTTCTATTAGCTTTTTTCATTACGATATAAATAAAAAAGATTCCTCTAAAGATGCTTACTCCACTGCACTAGGAGGTTCGCTAAAATATACAACCGACAGCTTTAACAATCTTTTTGCATCTGTTGCTTTTCACAATTCTACACCGATACTTGAAAATAAAAACAAAAACTTAACATCTCTTTTTAATAAGGAAAAAGATGCAGATGCACTAACTGTTATATCTGAATCTTTTTTAGCATACAAAACTAAAAATACAATTTTAAAAGTGGGAAATTTTTTATTAAATACTCCGCTTATGAATAAAAGCTCAGCTAGAATAGTCCCTTGGAGCTATCAAGGTGCTAGTTTAGTTATAAAAAACATATTTAAATCATCAATTCAGTTAAGCTTCGTAAATAAAATACGTAATTTCGCATCAGACAAATATACAAAACAAAGTCTTACAGGAGGGATTAATGACGGTATAGCTATGATAGGATTTAAGCATCATCCTATCGAGCCTTTGGATGTACATTTGTACTATTACAGAGCTCCGTCACTTTATGACAGTTCTTTTTTTCAAATTGACTATAAAGACAACTTTATAAACGACAAACTTCTTTTTTGTGTCGGTTTTCAAAATATAAAAACATATGATGAGATGGATGTAGATTTAATCGGTTTAAGAACAGGTATATTTACCGACAATCTGGACATAACACTTAACTATACAAAAAACGACGGAATTGATAAAGCCGACGGATACGGCGGTTTATCAAAAATCTATACAGCTTCTATGATTTCAAACGGCAGAGGCGAAAATAAAGCAGAAGCTGTCATGTTAAAAGCAAATATAGAACTAGAACTCATAAAAAAACAAAGTTCCGAACTTTCTTTTTGGCTTGCAGACATAGACTCAAAATCGAGTGAATATAAATCATACTATACACATTTCAGACATAACACAAATAACTTTACGACTTTTTACCTGCGTTATGAATATCAAGATTTTAAAGATAACGACAAAGATGCACATTATCTTAGATTTATTACAACCTACCTTTTCTGA
- the folD gene encoding bifunctional methylenetetrahydrofolate dehydrogenase/methenyltetrahydrofolate cyclohydrolase FolD, which translates to MQLLDGKILDGRKLSKKIEQNVGDEVKELKSTCGCTPGLAVVLVGQDPASAAYVNMKKKACDRVGFYSITHEMPESISQEAIEKTIVQLNNDTNVDGILIQLPLPSHIDTTKLLELVDPSKDVDGFHPYNVGRLVTNLDGFVPCTPLGVMELLKEYDIDVKGKNCVVVGASNIVGKPMAALLLNADATVEICHIFTDDLKKHTLNADIVLCGVGVINLITEDMVKDDVIIIDIGVSRTNEGKLVGDVDFENVSKKSSYITPSPGGVGPMTIAMLLSNTLKAAKINAAKLSEQKEC; encoded by the coding sequence ATGCAACTATTAGACGGCAAAATCCTTGATGGTAGAAAGCTCTCAAAGAAAATAGAACAAAATGTTGGTGATGAAGTAAAAGAATTAAAATCTACCTGCGGATGTACACCTGGTTTAGCAGTTGTACTTGTCGGTCAAGACCCAGCCAGTGCTGCATATGTAAACATGAAGAAAAAAGCGTGTGACAGAGTAGGTTTTTACTCAATCACACACGAGATGCCAGAAAGCATCTCACAAGAAGCTATTGAAAAAACCATAGTACAACTTAATAACGATACAAATGTTGACGGAATCTTAATTCAACTTCCTTTGCCTTCACATATAGATACGACAAAGCTACTAGAACTAGTTGATCCTTCCAAAGACGTGGATGGTTTCCATCCTTACAATGTCGGTCGTTTAGTAACGAATCTTGATGGTTTTGTTCCTTGTACTCCGCTTGGCGTAATGGAACTATTAAAAGAGTACGACATAGATGTTAAAGGTAAAAACTGTGTAGTAGTAGGTGCTTCAAACATAGTTGGAAAACCTATGGCAGCCCTACTTTTAAATGCAGATGCTACGGTAGAGATATGTCATATATTTACGGATGATTTAAAAAAACACACTTTAAATGCAGACATTGTTTTATGCGGAGTAGGTGTTATAAATCTAATTACAGAAGATATGGTTAAAGATGATGTAATTATTATTGATATCGGTGTCAGCAGAACAAATGAAGGAAAACTTGTTGGTGACGTTGATTTTGAAAACGTAAGTAAAAAAAGCTCATACATCACTCCAAGCCCGGGCGGTGTAGGACCTATGACAATAGCGATGCTACTTAGCAACACGCTTAAAGCTGCTAAAATAAATGCCGCAAAATTATCTGAACAAAAAGAGTGTTAA
- a CDS encoding energy transducer TonB family protein, with the protein MSRSNFALFVALLIHFIFLLLFWLLGTIEFEKKPQKEQEKKIKISLKELPKKYKKSGLTKEKIPEPKIAPPMPKGSQLKKLLKEPPVKFKPKQKPKKPKLNKPTIKKPQEKKPKPIVKKIEPLPPEKPYIPLLSETNTTKILKKEDKKKKETKSLYDMLSQDNSANEKEDKKKKIKNSSSIANNIKELYGEEFGKLSPGQQKYILDNQEIMRRITQQVLNRVARVNLPNDLNVNRTNVIEFYLHPNGDISDFKFLKKSGYYILDDTTKETIEYAYSRYPRPSEKTLIRYNVFYNLARY; encoded by the coding sequence TTGAGCCGTTCAAACTTTGCACTTTTTGTAGCCTTGCTAATTCATTTTATTTTTTTACTATTATTTTGGCTGCTTGGAACGATAGAGTTTGAAAAAAAACCTCAAAAAGAACAAGAGAAAAAAATAAAAATCTCACTTAAAGAATTACCTAAAAAATATAAAAAGTCAGGACTTACAAAAGAAAAAATCCCCGAACCAAAAATAGCACCGCCGATGCCAAAGGGTTCACAATTAAAAAAACTACTTAAAGAACCTCCTGTAAAGTTTAAACCAAAACAAAAACCTAAAAAGCCAAAACTAAATAAGCCGACTATTAAAAAACCACAGGAAAAAAAACCTAAACCTATAGTAAAAAAAATAGAACCTCTTCCGCCTGAAAAACCCTATATCCCTCTGCTTAGTGAAACAAATACGACTAAGATTTTAAAAAAAGAAGATAAAAAGAAAAAAGAAACAAAATCACTTTACGATATGTTATCACAAGACAATTCTGCCAACGAAAAAGAAGATAAAAAGAAAAAAATCAAAAACAGCAGTAGTATTGCAAATAATATTAAAGAGCTTTACGGTGAAGAATTTGGAAAGTTAAGTCCAGGTCAACAAAAGTATATACTTGATAACCAGGAGATTATGAGGCGTATTACACAACAAGTCTTAAACCGTGTGGCAAGAGTAAACTTACCAAACGATCTTAACGTCAATAGAACAAACGTAATAGAGTTTTACTTGCATCCAAACGGTGATATAAGTGATTTCAAATTTTTGAAAAAAAGCGGTTACTATATTTTGGACGATACGACAAAAGAGACTATAGAGTATGCATACAGCAGATATCCAAGACCGAGTGAAAAAACATTAATAAGATATAATGTCTTTTATAATCTGGCGAGATACTAA
- a CDS encoding AtpZ/AtpI family protein, protein MEEKEPAVEEKTNEKPKVRQVVEAVDSLSLGISMVVAVAMGVGIGLVLKSFTGVFWTLWIGVFIGIAAAILNVYKAYEKQKEGYEELAKEPRYAIKKQLEDEDDEDYGDKSY, encoded by the coding sequence ATGGAAGAGAAAGAACCTGCTGTAGAAGAAAAAACAAATGAAAAACCAAAGGTAAGACAAGTCGTAGAGGCTGTAGATAGTCTCTCTCTTGGAATATCAATGGTAGTAGCCGTAGCCATGGGTGTTGGTATAGGTTTGGTTTTAAAAAGTTTTACAGGTGTTTTTTGGACACTTTGGATAGGTGTTTTTATAGGTATTGCGGCTGCTATACTAAATGTATATAAAGCTTACGAGAAACAAAAAGAGGGTTATGAAGAGTTAGCAAAAGAACCTCGTTATGCTATTAAAAAACAACTTGAAGATGAAGATGATGAGGACTATGGTGATAAAAGCTATTAA
- the hemL gene encoding glutamate-1-semialdehyde 2,1-aminomutase: MSKDKSLEAFKEAQELIPGGVNSPVRAFASVGGSPVFVSEGEGGYLKDIDGNKYVDFVQSWGPLIFGHRDESIESAVIEAVKHGLSFGAPTLAETELAKLVISMFDSIDKVRFVSSGTEAVMSAIRLARGFTGRDDIVKFTGCYHGHSDSLLVQAGSGAATFGNPSSPGVPADFTKHTLLAQYNNIESVKKCFADSSDIACVIIEPIAGNMGLVPADKVFLKELRDLCDANGALLIFDEVMSGFRASINGAESITGTKPDIVTLGKVIGGGMPVGAFGARREIMAKLSPEGPVYQAGTLSGNPVAMAAGFAALSKLKKNAPVLDVLNKRAVRLVEGMKTEAAKFGITMQIDTRGSMFGFFFNENEIKNFEDACTCDASFFAKFHQGMLNEGFYFACSLFEAGFISTATTDEMVEECIKASAKVFKEIA; the protein is encoded by the coding sequence ATGAGTAAAGATAAATCATTAGAGGCTTTTAAAGAGGCACAAGAATTAATTCCGGGAGGTGTTAATTCACCTGTTCGTGCATTTGCGAGTGTCGGTGGAAGTCCTGTGTTTGTTTCAGAAGGTGAGGGTGGATACCTTAAAGATATAGACGGTAATAAATATGTAGATTTTGTTCAAAGTTGGGGACCTTTAATTTTTGGTCATCGTGATGAAAGTATAGAGAGTGCCGTAATAGAAGCTGTAAAACATGGTTTAAGTTTCGGTGCACCTACTTTAGCGGAAACTGAGCTTGCTAAACTTGTTATATCAATGTTTGATAGCATCGATAAGGTAAGATTTGTAAGTAGCGGTACTGAAGCTGTTATGAGTGCTATCCGTTTGGCTCGCGGTTTTACAGGACGTGATGATATTGTAAAGTTTACAGGATGTTACCATGGTCACAGTGATTCATTGTTAGTTCAAGCAGGAAGCGGTGCTGCGACTTTTGGAAATCCATCAAGCCCTGGTGTTCCGGCTGATTTTACAAAACACACACTTTTAGCTCAGTACAACAATATTGAGAGTGTAAAAAAATGTTTTGCAGACTCTAGTGATATAGCTTGTGTTATTATTGAACCTATTGCCGGAAATATGGGTCTTGTACCAGCTGATAAAGTATTTTTAAAAGAACTTCGTGATTTATGTGATGCAAACGGTGCATTGCTTATTTTTGATGAAGTTATGAGCGGCTTCCGTGCAAGTATAAACGGTGCAGAATCTATAACAGGAACTAAACCTGATATTGTAACTCTTGGAAAAGTTATAGGCGGCGGTATGCCTGTAGGTGCATTTGGTGCAAGGCGTGAGATTATGGCAAAACTTTCACCTGAGGGTCCTGTTTATCAAGCGGGTACGCTAAGCGGAAACCCTGTAGCCATGGCAGCGGGATTCGCGGCACTTAGCAAACTAAAGAAAAATGCCCCTGTTTTAGACGTGTTAAATAAACGTGCAGTACGTTTGGTTGAAGGCATGAAAACAGAAGCCGCTAAGTTTGGTATAACAATGCAGATAGATACTCGCGGAAGTATGTTTGGCTTTTTCTTTAATGAAAATGAAATTAAAAACTTTGAAGATGCATGTACTTGTGATGCTTCGTTTTTTGCAAAATTTCACCAAGGTATGTTAAATGAAGGTTTTTATTTTGCATGTTCACTGTTTGAAGCTGGTTTTATTTCAACTGCGACTACCGATGAAATGGTAGAAGAGTGTATAAAAGCAAGTGCAAAAGTATTTAAAGAGATTGCATAA